Proteins from one Ardenticatena maritima genomic window:
- a CDS encoding N-acetylmuramoyl-L-alanine amidase, which produces MSYDRFEPMPRGRRRRRPRGGLRRHILEAIAHGFLAFSLAVNLLVLVLFFWVWPGASSSASTPPSTPLVIVSAYTPTPAYPPTPLPTATPLPTPTPHVPRIGIIAGHWQNDSGAICEDTGLQEVDITLAVSRKIVAQLRSEGYQADLLAEFDPLLNGYQADALVSVHVDSCVTFEGATGFKVARAATSVIPETEDRLVACLYDAYERATGLPRHPGSITHNMTGYHAFYRIHPQTPAAIIELGFLYHDRDMLTNEQDRLATGIVNGIKCFLDSQ; this is translated from the coding sequence ATGTCCTACGACCGGTTTGAACCTATGCCACGCGGGCGGCGGCGCCGTCGCCCGCGTGGCGGTTTGCGCCGCCACATCCTTGAAGCCATCGCACACGGCTTTTTGGCGTTTAGCCTGGCCGTCAATCTGCTCGTGCTTGTGCTCTTCTTTTGGGTCTGGCCGGGGGCTTCCTCTTCCGCATCCACGCCCCCATCAACGCCGCTGGTCATCGTCAGCGCCTACACCCCGACCCCGGCATACCCCCCCACGCCACTCCCAACCGCGACCCCTCTCCCTACACCGACGCCCCACGTGCCGCGTATTGGCATCATCGCCGGGCATTGGCAAAACGACAGCGGCGCCATCTGCGAAGATACGGGCTTGCAAGAAGTGGATATCACGCTGGCGGTCTCGCGCAAAATTGTGGCACAACTGCGCAGCGAGGGCTATCAAGCCGATTTGCTCGCCGAATTCGACCCCCTGCTGAACGGCTATCAAGCCGACGCACTCGTCTCGGTGCATGTGGACTCGTGCGTGACGTTTGAAGGAGCCACCGGCTTCAAAGTAGCGCGCGCCGCCACCAGCGTCATCCCCGAAACAGAAGACCGTCTCGTGGCGTGTCTCTACGACGCTTACGAACGCGCCACAGGATTACCCCGCCACCCCGGTAGCATCACCCACAACATGACCGGCTACCATGCGTTTTATCGCATTCATCCACAAACCCCCGCCGCCATTATCGAATTGGGATTTTTGTATCACGACCGCGACATGCTCACGAATGAGCAAGACCGCCTGGCGACAGGGATTGTCAACGGCATCAAGTGTTTCTTGGACAGTCAATAA
- a CDS encoding cation:proton antiporter, which yields MEHHTILVLAGIVVLGIGCQWLAWRLKIPAILPLLITGFLVGPVFDWLHPRELLGELFFPSISLSVAIILFEGALTLEFREIRRLRGVVRNLITVGALVTLVGGALAARLLIGLPWLISFLFGALIVVTGPTVIGPLLRNIRPTQRVASILKWEGILIDPIGALLAVIIFDIIIAEGPLGNPSLIAISTFARIMIIGLVLGLLSGYITAFLIKRYWVPDYLNELFALAMVIGVFALSDVLQSESGLLAVTVMGVVLANSGLHQLHDMWHFKERISILLISTLFIILAANVSFEQLSLLGVNSLLLLGVVLFILRPLSIWVSTLNSDLSRNERLFLSWVAPRGIVAASVSSLFAFRLEELGYAEAAILAPLTFLVIVGTVFLHGSTAKWVAQRLGVAEADPQGFLMMGATAFARALAKLLKENGFNVLLVDTNRHNVRAARIEGLEAHQGNLLSESVQEDLSLSGLGHFLALTSNDEANALACVHMRDTFGARKVYQLPPREENGQEFASGLMGRILFDERATYETLESLMQRGGVIKATLLTEKFTCDEYRQVWGDYALPLLAFRGKKVIVATTDEPFQPEPGWKLVALVLEKEARRAGINAPETAS from the coding sequence ATGGAACACCACACCATTTTGGTTCTTGCTGGTATCGTTGTGCTGGGGATTGGGTGCCAATGGCTTGCCTGGCGGCTGAAAATCCCCGCTATTTTGCCACTACTCATTACCGGCTTCCTTGTTGGTCCGGTCTTCGACTGGCTGCACCCCCGCGAATTGCTGGGAGAACTTTTCTTTCCTTCCATCTCGCTCTCCGTCGCCATCATCCTGTTTGAAGGGGCGCTCACGCTCGAATTCCGCGAAATTCGCCGTTTACGGGGCGTTGTGCGCAACCTGATCACTGTCGGCGCGCTGGTCACGCTGGTTGGGGGTGCACTCGCCGCCCGGCTGTTGATTGGGCTTCCCTGGCTGATTTCCTTCTTGTTCGGGGCGCTCATCGTCGTAACCGGCCCCACCGTCATCGGTCCGCTGCTGCGCAACATCCGCCCAACACAGCGCGTCGCCTCAATTTTGAAGTGGGAAGGCATCCTCATTGACCCCATCGGCGCCCTGCTCGCCGTCATCATCTTCGACATCATCATTGCCGAAGGTCCCCTCGGCAACCCGTCGCTCATTGCCATCAGCACCTTCGCCCGCATCATGATCATCGGGCTGGTTTTGGGCTTGTTGAGCGGCTACATCACCGCCTTTCTCATCAAACGCTACTGGGTGCCCGACTACTTGAACGAACTCTTTGCGCTGGCGATGGTGATCGGCGTCTTTGCCCTTTCCGACGTTTTGCAATCGGAATCGGGGTTGCTCGCCGTCACCGTGATGGGGGTGGTGCTGGCCAACAGCGGTTTGCACCAGCTGCATGACATGTGGCATTTCAAGGAGCGCATCAGCATCCTGCTCATCTCCACATTGTTCATCATCCTTGCGGCAAATGTCAGCTTCGAGCAATTGAGCCTGCTGGGGGTGAACAGTTTGCTCTTGCTGGGTGTTGTGCTCTTCATCCTGCGCCCACTCAGCATTTGGGTCAGCACCCTGAACAGCGACCTTTCGCGCAATGAGCGGCTTTTCCTCTCGTGGGTCGCGCCGCGCGGTATCGTCGCAGCATCGGTTTCCTCGCTCTTTGCGTTCCGCCTGGAAGAATTGGGGTATGCGGAAGCCGCCATCCTCGCCCCCCTCACCTTCCTGGTCATCGTCGGCACGGTCTTTCTGCATGGCAGCACCGCCAAGTGGGTGGCGCAACGCCTGGGCGTCGCCGAAGCAGACCCACAAGGCTTCTTGATGATGGGCGCGACAGCGTTTGCCCGTGCGCTTGCCAAACTGCTTAAAGAAAACGGCTTCAATGTGTTGCTGGTTGATACCAACCGCCACAATGTGCGCGCGGCTCGTATCGAGGGGTTAGAGGCGCACCAGGGCAATCTGCTCTCGGAAAGTGTGCAAGAAGACCTGAGCCTGAGTGGGCTGGGGCATTTCCTGGCGCTCACCAGCAACGATGAAGCCAACGCGCTCGCCTGCGTGCACATGCGCGATACGTTCGGCGCACGCAAGGTGTACCAATTGCCCCCACGCGAGGAAAACGGGCAAGAGTTTGCCAGCGGCTTGATGGGGCGCATTCTGTTCGATGAACGCGCGACCTACGAGACATTGGAATCTCTCATGCAACGCGGCGGTGTCATCAAAGCCACGTTGCTAACCGAAAAATTCACCTGCGACGAGTACCGCCAAGTATGGGGCGACTACGCTTTGCCGCTTCTGGCGTTCCGCGGTAAAAAAGTCATCGTCGCCACGACCGATGAACCCTTCCAACCTGAACCTGGGTGGAAACTGGTGGCGCTGGTGCTGGAAAAAGAAGCCCGCCGCGCCGGCATCAACGCGCCCGAAACGGCTTCATGA
- a CDS encoding discoidin domain-containing protein, translating to MAQPDVAWAIWKPSPNKNPRNNVKIDTIVLHATAGPLEPSLNWLTNPNSGVSAHYLLGKDGTLYQLVEEQDMAWHAGASKMPPPDNREGVNWFSIGIEIENANTGHDPYPPAQIDALVRLLKDIVARYNIPRQNIVTHKAIAVPAGRKSDPAGLDVDALLNRVYEGQAPPTFTRNRPRIGLHARNDTDFTPADYEIIRRARIESLKTLSFLKEDVYRRCREINPNMEFIVRLYKHMPRGNVPSPQQFADEFRDVINRLFEKFGVTKFEVHNEPNHLTGLEGWGQTREDAIAFNQWYQEVFAILKARHPFALLGFPGLAVPHNDLEWLDWCRDSIEMSDWLGCHVYWQTPPDQPDTYKQEFWGLRFKLYHNKFPHKLIEITEFGNSNGQSGLPVSHEAFAQQYVWWLTEIQKYPYLGSAHAFIATSPDPQWARDGFTWADEHGNLYPIAEAVGTKVPRPPLPPEWGAAWQGFNPGTRLQPGERKRVTGTLINSGRRPWIAKGDTAIILIQRWLTPGFQVVGTPQYLQLPHDFAPSEQATIQLTLTAPATPGTYLLRYDLYDKGNKKWLTQHGARHLHYTITVEPASAAPPLRVEWVSATVPGEMQPGQRVPITATVRNVGTATWRAGGEPAKGVVHLGYHWITADGREIEGKTRGVLPRDVAPGETVTLENVEILTPETPGAYTLRLDMVAEQVAWFRQVDSRPHTVSVRIQPPPAPPFRVEWVSATLPASIPTQGSARITVSVKNTGSATWRAGGEPPQGIVHLGYRWLTADGVVQEGAERGRLPSDVPPGGTATIAMDVRAPATPGAYTLRLDMVAERIAWFHEVGGQPLDRTVRVEGVSTSSPQLDYRWLNVQLPRQMRAGQTVRGRVVVQNTGSETWRARTPDGRGMVRLGYHWYTTEKQPVHGWPDIRAMLPNDVPPGNSVALDIEIGAPPQPGTYLLALNLVKEGVAWFPKKPEPPGLLTVQVLPAASTKTPWGVVFEAHTLPTHLEAGETADISLTLRNTGERPWQADGAEAVHLAHYWLAEDGHVAGWWDNFRITLPHTVAPDDRITVQATIQAPDEPGRYHVRWDLVLEGRFWFSQKGNEPLIVPLTVKESQRPDWAVEWLAHETPSRLTAGVETRVGLRLRNTGRQPWPPRGAHPVHIGYHWYDEAGNPVPAIKDLRTTLPDEIPPGGEVSLRAALATPPQPGTYTLEWDLVQEGVAWFKEKGGTPLRVPVTIEATTRPTWTVRASHNPDDAPLVLDGNPATFWDSGARQAPGMWFEVDLGEPRLLDAVTFLSPGRGYPTGYRVKVSADGQTWAIVGERSFNWKDVYVPFDVRPVRFIRIEQTGSPTWDATWRISEIELREAPAWTARASHNPDDAHLAIDHNPKTFWSSEAPQTPGMWFQVDMGKIRRIDTVEVLSHENTFPLGYRVRLSRDGETWLTIQERRQNWKDLFVQFAPIEVRFIRIEQTAAAPDGRHWRISEIRTREAAPWQAKASHNPDAAPLAIDNRWLTQWSSNAPQTPGMWFMLDLGDLFAINALHIFNGDKPHHPRGFEILLSANGKDWKQAAEQPNNTGPISLAFAQPEVARFITIRQTAQASVPWDINWIIVERQPAI from the coding sequence ATGGCACAACCAGATGTGGCCTGGGCAATCTGGAAACCATCACCCAACAAAAACCCGCGCAATAACGTCAAAATTGATACCATTGTCTTGCACGCCACAGCCGGCCCGCTGGAACCGTCTCTCAACTGGCTGACCAACCCCAACAGCGGCGTTTCAGCGCACTACCTGCTGGGCAAGGATGGCACACTCTACCAACTCGTCGAAGAGCAGGACATGGCGTGGCATGCCGGCGCATCGAAAATGCCGCCGCCGGACAACCGCGAAGGCGTCAACTGGTTTTCGATTGGCATTGAAATCGAAAACGCGAACACCGGGCACGACCCCTACCCACCCGCACAGATTGACGCCCTGGTGCGCCTGCTGAAAGACATCGTGGCGCGCTACAACATTCCGCGCCAAAACATCGTCACGCACAAAGCCATCGCCGTCCCCGCCGGGCGCAAAAGCGACCCCGCCGGGCTGGACGTGGACGCCCTGCTCAACCGCGTGTACGAAGGACAAGCCCCGCCGACGTTCACGCGCAACCGTCCACGCATTGGGCTTCACGCCCGCAACGACACCGACTTCACCCCCGCCGACTACGAAATCATCCGTCGGGCGCGGATTGAATCGCTGAAAACGCTCAGTTTTCTCAAAGAAGACGTGTATCGCCGTTGCCGCGAAATCAACCCCAACATGGAATTCATCGTGCGGCTCTACAAGCACATGCCGCGCGGCAATGTGCCTTCACCCCAACAATTCGCTGATGAATTCCGCGACGTCATCAACCGCCTGTTTGAGAAGTTCGGCGTCACCAAGTTTGAAGTGCACAACGAGCCGAACCATCTCACCGGGTTGGAAGGCTGGGGACAAACACGCGAGGACGCCATCGCATTCAACCAGTGGTATCAAGAAGTGTTTGCCATTCTCAAAGCACGCCACCCCTTCGCGTTGCTGGGCTTTCCGGGGCTTGCCGTGCCGCACAACGATTTGGAATGGCTTGACTGGTGCCGCGACAGCATCGAAATGAGCGACTGGCTGGGGTGCCACGTCTACTGGCAAACGCCCCCCGACCAGCCCGACACCTACAAACAAGAATTCTGGGGCTTGCGGTTCAAGTTGTACCACAACAAGTTTCCGCACAAACTCATCGAAATCACCGAGTTCGGCAATTCCAACGGACAAAGTGGGTTGCCCGTCTCGCATGAGGCGTTTGCCCAGCAGTACGTCTGGTGGCTCACCGAAATTCAAAAATACCCCTACCTCGGCTCGGCGCATGCGTTTATCGCCACCTCGCCCGACCCCCAATGGGCGCGCGACGGCTTCACCTGGGCAGATGAACATGGCAATCTCTACCCGATTGCCGAGGCGGTTGGCACAAAAGTGCCCCGCCCACCGTTGCCGCCCGAATGGGGCGCCGCCTGGCAGGGCTTCAACCCAGGCACACGTTTGCAGCCGGGCGAACGCAAGCGCGTGACGGGCACACTCATCAACAGCGGTCGGCGTCCCTGGATTGCCAAAGGCGATACCGCCATCATCCTGATTCAACGCTGGCTCACGCCGGGCTTCCAGGTTGTGGGCACACCGCAGTACCTTCAACTCCCGCATGACTTTGCGCCATCGGAGCAAGCCACTATCCAACTCACACTGACCGCCCCCGCCACACCCGGCACCTACCTGTTGCGATACGACCTGTACGACAAGGGCAACAAAAAATGGCTGACGCAACACGGCGCGCGCCACCTGCACTACACCATCACGGTTGAACCCGCCAGCGCCGCCCCGCCCCTGCGTGTGGAATGGGTGAGCGCCACGGTGCCCGGCGAAATGCAGCCGGGACAGCGCGTGCCCATCACCGCGACGGTGCGCAATGTGGGCACGGCAACCTGGCGCGCCGGCGGCGAGCCCGCCAAGGGCGTGGTGCACCTGGGCTACCACTGGATTACCGCCGACGGGCGCGAAATCGAAGGCAAAACGCGCGGCGTGCTCCCCCGCGACGTTGCACCGGGCGAAACAGTCACGCTCGAAAACGTCGAAATTCTCACACCTGAAACCCCCGGCGCCTACACCTTGCGGCTTGACATGGTCGCCGAACAGGTTGCCTGGTTCCGTCAGGTGGACAGCCGCCCCCACACAGTCAGCGTGCGCATTCAGCCGCCGCCCGCCCCGCCGTTCCGCGTGGAATGGGTGAGCGCCACGCTCCCCGCCAGCATTCCCACCCAGGGGAGCGCACGCATCACCGTCAGCGTGAAGAACACAGGCAGCGCCACATGGCGCGCCGGCGGCGAGCCACCGCAAGGCATCGTGCATCTTGGGTATCGCTGGCTCACCGCCGATGGTGTGGTGCAAGAAGGGGCTGAACGGGGTCGCTTGCCGTCCGACGTGCCCCCCGGCGGCACCGCCACCATTGCCATGGACGTGCGCGCCCCCGCCACGCCCGGCGCGTACACCCTGCGGCTCGATATGGTCGCCGAGCGCATCGCCTGGTTCCATGAAGTGGGCGGTCAACCCCTCGACCGCACGGTGCGCGTTGAAGGTGTCAGCACCAGCAGCCCACAACTCGATTACCGCTGGCTCAATGTGCAATTGCCGCGCCAAATGCGCGCGGGGCAAACCGTGCGCGGGCGTGTGGTGGTGCAAAACACCGGCAGCGAAACCTGGCGCGCCCGCACACCCGACGGGCGCGGCATGGTGCGGCTCGGCTACCACTGGTACACCACCGAAAAGCAACCCGTGCATGGCTGGCCTGACATCCGCGCCATGTTGCCCAACGACGTACCGCCCGGCAACAGCGTCGCCCTCGACATCGAAATCGGCGCACCGCCGCAACCGGGCACTTATCTGCTCGCGCTCAATCTCGTCAAAGAGGGCGTCGCCTGGTTCCCCAAAAAGCCCGAACCGCCGGGCTTGCTCACGGTGCAAGTGCTCCCCGCCGCATCCACCAAGACACCGTGGGGCGTTGTGTTTGAAGCGCACACGCTCCCCACGCATCTTGAAGCCGGCGAAACCGCCGACATCTCGCTGACGCTGCGCAACACGGGCGAACGCCCCTGGCAGGCCGACGGTGCAGAAGCGGTACACCTCGCGCACTACTGGCTCGCCGAGGACGGGCATGTCGCCGGCTGGTGGGACAATTTCCGCATCACGCTCCCGCACACCGTCGCCCCCGACGATCGTATCACGGTGCAGGCAACCATCCAGGCGCCGGATGAACCGGGGCGATACCACGTGCGCTGGGACCTGGTGCTCGAAGGGCGCTTCTGGTTCAGCCAGAAAGGGAACGAACCGCTCATCGTGCCCCTGACCGTCAAGGAAAGCCAGCGCCCCGACTGGGCGGTGGAATGGCTCGCGCACGAAACGCCTTCTCGCCTGACCGCCGGCGTCGAAACGCGGGTGGGCTTGCGCCTGCGCAACACAGGCCGCCAGCCGTGGCCCCCACGCGGCGCACACCCGGTCCACATCGGCTACCACTGGTATGATGAAGCGGGCAACCCGGTGCCCGCTATCAAAGACCTGCGCACCACACTCCCCGATGAGATTCCACCCGGCGGCGAAGTGAGTTTGCGGGCGGCGCTCGCTACACCGCCGCAACCCGGCACCTACACGCTCGAATGGGACCTCGTGCAGGAAGGCGTCGCCTGGTTCAAAGAGAAAGGCGGCACCCCCCTGCGCGTTCCGGTGACGATTGAAGCGACCACACGCCCCACCTGGACGGTACGCGCCAGCCACAACCCCGACGACGCCCCCCTCGTGCTGGACGGCAACCCCGCCACCTTCTGGGACAGCGGCGCACGCCAAGCACCGGGCATGTGGTTCGAGGTGGATTTGGGTGAACCGCGCTTGCTCGACGCGGTCACCTTCCTCAGTCCGGGGCGTGGGTATCCCACGGGGTATCGCGTCAAGGTGAGCGCCGACGGGCAAACATGGGCAATCGTTGGCGAACGCTCTTTCAATTGGAAAGATGTGTACGTTCCCTTCGACGTGCGCCCGGTGCGCTTCATCCGTATCGAGCAAACCGGCAGCCCCACATGGGACGCCACCTGGCGCATCAGCGAAATCGAACTCCGCGAAGCCCCCGCCTGGACGGCGCGCGCCAGCCACAACCCCGACGACGCTCACCTGGCGATTGACCATAACCCCAAAACGTTTTGGAGCAGTGAAGCCCCACAAACGCCGGGAATGTGGTTCCAGGTGGATATGGGGAAAATTCGGCGCATTGACACGGTGGAAGTGCTCAGCCACGAAAACACCTTCCCGCTGGGGTATCGCGTGCGGCTCTCGCGCGACGGCGAAACCTGGTTGACCATTCAAGAACGCCGTCAGAACTGGAAAGACCTCTTTGTGCAATTCGCGCCGATTGAGGTGCGGTTTATTCGCATTGAACAAACCGCCGCCGCCCCCGACGGGCGGCACTGGCGCATCAGCGAGATTCGCACGCGCGAAGCCGCCCCCTGGCAAGCCAAAGCCAGCCACAACCCCGACGCCGCTCCTCTGGCGATAGATAACCGCTGGCTGACGCAGTGGAGCAGTAATGCGCCGCAAACCCCCGGCATGTGGTTCATGCTCGATTTGGGCGACCTCTTCGCCATCAATGCGCTGCACATCTTCAACGGCGATAAACCGCACCACCCACGCGGCTTTGAAATTCTCCTCTCGGCGAACGGGAAAGATTGGAAACAAGCCGCCGAGCAACCGAACAACACCGGTCCCATCAGTCTGGCGTTCGCCCAACCCGAAGTCGCCCGCTTCATTACCATTCGCCAGACAGCGCAAGCATCCGTCCCGTGGGACATCAATTGGATTATTGTGGAGCGCCAACCCGCCATATAA
- a CDS encoding MSCRAMM family protein: protein MQLADYPRPKNDTGLGIHWSAGPAGAVPLQEVRTRWLPELQAMNIKWVKVLHDGAEDLCELLLAHDIMPIVRLYRFQPNPGRLSADLIDRLKRFIAIGVRYFEVNNEPNLVEEWQPGEWQKAGEHLPILVTEAWIADAETVLELGGLPAYPALTPGGHWDDIDFLHRSLRYLAEKGRADLFEQGGWLPVHNYFLNHPHDYPYDPVNQFGVPVSPEEAAQHRFAIAIEEVNRHRLRGRAPGRTLRGDSNGFLKYRIYRDIFVEYFGFEVPILTTEGGMVMGRAQDPRYPIVDETLHTACNLFGFTHMADAPDYYFCNCPWLIANAEMHHNNPHWEESAWYSPRWPNGQLPIVQAVKERAPWPVRLPRTTPTDTLTLTVHNGEGQVVVLRRPSGDYVSETVIGADERAHFEHVAHGTYTAEVVGTRVQTEPLTVPGDPPPPLTVPPRLSAIEGELVNAPPIADLTLFVQDEGFERVERRMRITTATFAFERLWAGTYRLVLEQNPHVHAGPITLDGRERRRVRLVVPQVEWQLDIENPSGAPTAERRSRIIVHTPGLRGRRVSLEAPWALITVPVGNKPDIDPDAAVIENLPAATYRLHIADIPGDIVFTLDGVSTAHIHVREVLVEPIVEQGHIRGRVVGAPHTPVRVLLLRDNSDVIAETHTDESGAFAFDALPAGRYTVHLPLFDLRSEEITIGGDAPWDAETTLTVPTLPTGRISGRVRNVATHPIPVLLEQAGRVVAETMTDPQGNFLFEELADGEYTIFVPAIEQRSAPIRIDHEQAPEVHDVELTAPPPALSRIRGQVENAPTPSVRLILQRDGVNVAETASDAQGHFVFEELPPGAYRIALPDLNILTKPLTLDGRNEVQIRIPVPPTTTKALDTYVWLLADAARAGDVYTLALPLIQRHGWAFGFDAEAARLARRVVVIGTHAPPSTEGMTIAARAIADDMLTLAERVAALEETL, encoded by the coding sequence ATGCAACTCGCTGACTATCCGCGCCCCAAAAACGATACCGGTTTGGGCATCCACTGGTCGGCTGGACCAGCGGGGGCTGTGCCTCTGCAAGAAGTGCGCACCCGCTGGCTTCCCGAACTTCAAGCCATGAACATCAAGTGGGTGAAAGTGCTGCACGACGGCGCCGAAGACCTGTGCGAACTCTTGCTCGCCCACGACATCATGCCCATTGTGCGGCTCTATCGCTTCCAACCCAACCCAGGGCGGCTCAGTGCAGACCTCATCGATCGGCTCAAACGCTTCATCGCGATTGGGGTGCGCTATTTTGAAGTCAACAATGAGCCCAACCTGGTGGAAGAATGGCAACCGGGCGAATGGCAAAAAGCCGGCGAACACCTGCCCATCCTTGTCACCGAAGCATGGATTGCCGACGCCGAAACCGTGCTGGAACTGGGAGGCTTGCCCGCCTATCCGGCGCTCACCCCCGGCGGACATTGGGACGACATTGATTTCTTGCATCGCAGTTTGCGCTATCTCGCCGAAAAAGGGCGCGCCGACCTGTTTGAACAGGGCGGCTGGCTTCCCGTCCACAACTATTTTTTGAACCACCCGCACGACTACCCCTACGACCCCGTCAACCAGTTTGGCGTGCCCGTTTCACCCGAAGAAGCCGCCCAACATCGCTTTGCGATTGCAATCGAAGAAGTCAACCGCCACCGCCTGCGTGGGCGTGCGCCAGGGCGCACCTTGCGCGGCGATAGCAACGGATTTCTGAAATACCGCATCTACCGCGATATTTTTGTTGAGTATTTTGGCTTCGAGGTCCCCATTCTGACCACCGAAGGGGGCATGGTCATGGGGCGCGCCCAGGACCCGCGCTATCCCATCGTGGATGAAACCCTGCATACCGCCTGCAACTTGTTTGGCTTCACGCACATGGCGGACGCACCCGACTACTATTTTTGCAACTGCCCCTGGCTCATTGCGAACGCCGAAATGCACCACAACAACCCGCACTGGGAAGAAAGCGCCTGGTACTCGCCCCGCTGGCCCAACGGACAATTGCCCATCGTGCAAGCCGTGAAAGAACGCGCCCCCTGGCCTGTGCGTCTCCCACGGACGACGCCGACGGATACGCTGACGCTCACCGTACACAATGGGGAAGGGCAAGTTGTCGTGCTGCGCCGTCCTTCCGGCGACTATGTGAGCGAAACCGTCATCGGCGCCGATGAACGCGCCCACTTTGAGCATGTGGCGCATGGCACCTACACCGCCGAAGTTGTCGGCACGCGAGTGCAGACCGAGCCGCTGACCGTGCCCGGCGACCCACCGCCCCCGCTCACTGTGCCCCCGCGTCTGAGCGCCATCGAGGGCGAACTGGTCAACGCGCCGCCCATCGCCGATTTGACGCTCTTTGTCCAGGATGAAGGCTTTGAACGTGTGGAACGCCGCATGCGCATCACCACCGCCACCTTCGCTTTCGAGCGCCTGTGGGCGGGCACCTACCGGCTGGTGCTGGAACAAAACCCGCACGTGCACGCCGGTCCCATCACCCTGGACGGGCGCGAACGCCGCCGCGTGCGGTTGGTGGTTCCCCAGGTGGAATGGCAACTGGACATCGAGAACCCCAGCGGCGCGCCGACAGCCGAGCGCCGTTCCCGCATCATCGTGCATACGCCCGGCTTGCGTGGTCGGCGCGTTTCGCTGGAAGCCCCCTGGGCGCTGATTACCGTACCCGTCGGCAACAAACCCGACATTGACCCCGACGCCGCCGTGATTGAAAATCTCCCCGCCGCGACATATCGCTTGCACATCGCAGACATTCCCGGCGATATTGTGTTCACCCTCGACGGCGTGAGCACCGCCCACATTCACGTGCGCGAAGTACTGGTCGAACCGATTGTCGAACAAGGGCACATTCGCGGGCGCGTGGTGGGCGCGCCCCACACGCCGGTGCGCGTGCTTCTCCTGCGCGACAACAGCGACGTCATCGCCGAAACCCACACCGATGAGAGCGGCGCATTCGCCTTTGACGCCTTGCCCGCCGGGCGCTACACGGTTCATCTGCCCCTGTTCGACCTGCGCTCGGAAGAAATTACCATCGGCGGCGACGCCCCCTGGGACGCCGAGACGACCCTCACCGTGCCGACCCTGCCCACAGGGCGCATCAGCGGGCGTGTGCGCAACGTCGCCACACATCCTATCCCTGTGCTTCTCGAACAAGCGGGGCGCGTTGTCGCCGAAACCATGACCGACCCCCAAGGCAACTTTCTCTTTGAAGAACTGGCTGACGGCGAATACACCATTTTCGTGCCTGCCATCGAGCAACGTTCCGCCCCCATTCGGATTGACCATGAGCAGGCTCCTGAGGTGCACGACGTTGAGTTGACTGCGCCACCACCCGCCCTCTCACGCATACGCGGGCAGGTGGAAAACGCCCCCACACCCTCCGTGCGGCTCATCCTGCAACGTGACGGCGTAAACGTTGCCGAGACGGCGAGCGACGCTCAAGGGCATTTTGTTTTTGAAGAATTGCCCCCCGGTGCGTATCGCATTGCGCTTCCCGACCTGAACATCCTCACCAAGCCGCTCACGCTGGACGGGCGCAACGAGGTGCAGATTCGCATTCCGGTTCCGCCCACCACCACCAAGGCGCTGGACACCTACGTCTGGCTGCTGGCGGACGCCGCCAGAGCCGGCGACGTGTACACACTTGCATTGCCGCTGATTCAGCGTCATGGCTGGGCGTTCGGTTTCGACGCCGAAGCGGCGCGGCTGGCGCGCCGTGTGGTCGTGATTGGCACGCACGCGCCGCCGTCCACGGAAGGCATGACCATTGCGGCGCGCGCCATTGCCGACGATATGCTGACCCTTGCCGAGCGAGTTGCGGCATTGGAGGAAACGCTGTGA